The sequence below is a genomic window from bacterium.
TCGCCGCCGCGATGAAGGCCGGGCTCGCGCCGCAGACGATTCGGGAGGCCGCCCCGCGCGTGGGCGAAGTGCCGTTTACGCCCCAGCGCAAGCGTTCGCTCACCGTGCACCGGGTCGGGGATGGGCTGGTCGTGTACGTGAAAGGAGCCGTGGAGAGCGTGGTCCCGATGTGCACCGTCTGGGAGGGCCCCGCGGGTGCCGAGGTCCTCGACGGTCGAATCAGAGAGGCCGTCCTCTCCCGCGGCGCCGCGATGGCGGCAGAGGGGATGCGCGTCGTCGCCATCGCCCGGCGCGCGCAGGTGCGGATCGATGAGGGGGCGCTCGCGTCGCCCGCGGCCGTCGACACGATCGAGCGCGACGCGGTGCTCCTCGGTCTGATCGGGCTCGCCGATCCGGTCCGGCCCGAGGTCGCGATGGCGATCGCCGAGGCCCGCGGGGCCGGCGTTCGCCCCGTGATGATCACCGGAGATCATCCGCGGACCGCCATCGCCGTCGCGCGAGAGGTGGGCCTCGACGACGCCGGACGGGTCCTGAGCGGGGCCGACCTCGACGGCCTCTCAGATCGCGCGCTCGAGGACGTCGTGGAGTCATGCAGCGTGTTCGCGCGGACGACGCCCGAGCACAAGGTCCGGATTCTGCGCGCGCTCAAGGCTGGAGGGCAGCTGGTGGCGATGACGGGGGACGGGGCCAACGACGCCCCGGCCCTGGCGCAGGCGGACGTCGGCATTGCGATGGGGAGGGGGGGAACGGACGTGGCCCGCGAGGCCGCGGATGTGGTCCTGACCGATGACAACTTCGCCACGATCGTGGCGGCGATCCGTGAAGGGCGCACCATCTTTGAGAATATTCGAAAGTTTGTGTTGTTCGTGCTGGCGAGCAACATAGGGGAGGTGGCCGTCGTCCTGGGAGCCACGCTGGCCGCGCCGTCTGCGGTGCTCACGCCGATCCAGATCCTCTGGATCAACCTCGTCACCGACGGCCTCCCGTCCGCGGCGATCGCCGTCGACCCGCAGGCGCCCGATGTCATGGCGCGCCGCCCGCCCCCCGTCGCTGCGGCCCCCTTGGCATCCGGCGGGCTTGCATTTCTCGTCACCTTCGGCCTGGTGATCGCGGGGGCGTGCTTCGGCGCCTACCTGTGGGGCGCTGCGCATGGCGAGGCGCCCGCACAGCGCCGCACGATGATGTTCCTGACGCTGAGCCTCAGTCAGCTGTTGTTTGCGTTCGCCTGCCGCTCACCCCGCCGGTCGGGGCTGGGGCGCGAGTTCGTGCGAAATCCGTGGCTCCTCGGGGCGGTGTCGCTGTCCGTCGTCCTCCAGCTCCTAGTCGTGACCTTGCCCGGGGTGCGCGTGGTCTTTTCGGCCTCCCCTCTCGGAGGAGGAGATTGGGCGGCAGTCGCCGGACTTTCAAGTGTGCCCATTGTGACCTCCGAGGTCTACAAGTACCTCGGCCGGATCCGGGAGCGGCGATCGTGTTGAGGAGCATGACCGGATTTGGCGCCGGCGACTTGGCGACCCCGGCCGGCAGGTATGCCGTCGAGGCCCGGTCGCTCAACCACCGGTTCCTCGAAGTTGTGGTCCGCCTTCCCCGAGATCTGTCCCCCCTCGAAGACCGCATCCGCGCGCTCGTCCAGCGACGAGTCTTGCGCGGCCGGGTCGAGGTTGCTATCATAAGAGAAAACTACGGAAAACGGGCGCGAACGGTTAAGATCGACGTAGATTTGGCTAAAACGTTCACCAGCGCCCTGAACGACCTCAAACAGGCTCTGGAGCTCCCAGGCATCGCTGATTTGTCGATGCTGGTCGGACTCCCCGACCTGATCAAGGTTGAGGAGCAGAAAGAGGATCTCGAAGCGTGCTGGCCACCGATCTCCGAGGGGGTCGGGCAGGCGCTGGAACGCTTGGTGGCGATGCGCGAGACGGAAGGGGCTCAGCTGGCTCGGGATCTCGCGGAACGGCTCGATCGCCTATCCCAGCGGGCCGATGAGATTGAACGGCGGGCTCCCCTGGTCGTCAGAGACTACGCGGGCCGCCTCAAGCGGCGGATCGGGGAGCTCATGGGGACCGTCCCGGTGGACGAGGGGCGCGTGGCGACGGAGGTGGCGATGTTCGCCGATCGGTGCGACATTGCCGAGGAGGTCACCAGGTTCCGGAGCCACCTGGCGCAGATCCGGCAGACCCTCGCCGTCGACGGCGCGATCGGGCGGACGCTCGAGTTTATCGTGCAGGAGTTGGGCCGGGAAGCGAACACGATGGGGAGCAAAGCCAACGATCTGGAGATCGCCCGCGCGGTGATCGCGATCAAAGGGGAACTGGAGAGCCTGCGCGAGCAGATCCAGAACGTGGAGTAAGGAGCGCGCTGCCGATGGAGACGCGGCTCATCAACATCGGGTTCGGGAACATCGTCGCGGCGAATCGGATCATCGCCATCGTAAGCCCGGACTCCGCGCCGATCAAGCGTATCATCCAAGAGGCCCGCGACAAGGGCATCCTCATCGATGCGACGTACGGCCGTCGAACTCGGGCGGTGGTGATTACCGACAGCGGCCACGTCGTGCTCTCCGCCGTCCAGCCGGAGACCGTGGCCCACCGCTTCACCAGCAAGGAGATCGTGGAGGAAGACGAAGAGGAAGAGACCGCCGGAGCCGCGGTCGAGTCCCAATGATCGTGACCGTGAGCGGGGAGATCGGCGCCGGCAAGAGCACCGTGGCGAAACACCTCGCGCAGGCCCTCGGCCTCCGTTACCTGTCCGCGGGTGAGATCTTCCGTGAAGAGGCCAGGCGGCGGGGACTGAGCCTCGCTGAGCTCGGCCGGCTCGCCGAGCAGGATCAAACGATCGATCGCGCGCTGGACAAGATGCAGGTCGAGGCCGCCCGCGCCGGCGGCGTGCTCATCGACAGCCGCCTCAGCGGATGGGTGATCGACGGGGACCTGCGCGTGTGGCTGCGGGCGCCGCTTCTCGTGCGGGCGGCGCGGGTGGGGGCGCGGGACGGCACATCGCCGGAAGAAGCGCTGCACGACCTCGAGGCGCGCGAAGAGTGCGAGCGCCGCCGCTACCGCGATATCTACCAACTCGATCTCGCCGATCTCAGCCGCTATCATGTCATCGTGGACACCGGCACGTGGAGCGCGCAGGAGATCGTCGATGCGCTGCTGCCGCTGACCCGCCGGTTCCGCCCTGAGCGACTGGGCTGCCGTTCCTGAACCGGTGGCAGGGACTCTCGCGGGCCGCGTGGTGGTGGTTGGGGTCTGCGGCAGCATCGCCGCGTACAAGGTGGCGATCGTCGTCCGCCGCCTTCATCAGGAAGGCGCGGACGTGCACGTGCTGATGACGCCGGCGGCCACGCGGTTCGTGGGGGCGGCCACCTTCAGGGCGCTGTCGCACCGTGCGGTGATCACCGACATGTGGGATCCCAACGGCCCGTGGGACGAGCCGCATGTGGCGCTCGGCGAACGCGCCGATGTCTATCTGATCGCGCCCGCCACGGCGGACATGGTGGGGAAGCTGGCGGCCGGGCTCGCCGACGACCTCGTCTCCGCGACCGCGCTGGCGACGCGGGCTCCGGTGCTCGTCGTCCCCGCGATGAGCGATCGGATGGCGGAGGCGCCGGTCGTGCAGGACAACCTGGCGCGTCTCCGCGCGAGCGGCGTGCACGTGCTCGGGCCTGACCGCGGGCCGCTGGCCTCGGGAAAGGTCGGCCTCGGCCGGATGGTCGAGCCCGACGCGATCGTCGCCGAAGTGGTGGCTCTCGCGGGCGGGCGCCCCGCGTCACGGTGAATCAGGACGACGCGGCGTGCGCCGAGGTCCTGCTCGATCTCCCGGCGCGGAGCACCGACCGCTGCCTGACCTACCGGATTCCTGACCCGCTCCGGGACGCGATCCGGATCGGGTCACGCGTTCAGGTCCCGCTCGGGCCACGCACGACGCGCGGGTTCGTCATCGCGATGGCGCCCTCTGATCCCACGCCCGGTCGTCAGCTGCGCGAGATTCTCGCGGTCGCCGGTGTCCACCCACTCTTCTCGCCGGCGATGCTCGACCTCGCGCGCTGGATTGCCCAACAGACCGTCTCGTCGCTCCTCGAAGCCGTCCACTGTCTTGCGCCGCCGGAGATCTTCAGGCGTCGCTCCCTCCCCCCCGCCCGCCCTCGCGTCGCATCACTCGCGGAGCAGGGGGGCCTCGCCGCGCGGCTGGGTCCGCGGCAGGCCCGCATCCTCGCGGCGCTCCGCACCAGGGTGGAGGTGCCCATCGCGGAGTTGGTTCGGGAGGGGGGCCGGCCCGCGCTCCGGCGGCTCGTGGCTCAAGGGGCGGTCCTCGTCAAGGAGCCCGCGGCTGTCCCGCTCGGACCCCGGCCCGAGACCGCGGCCGTCCCCGTGCCTCCGACGCTGGTGTGGGGGGACTTCGAGGACCGGCGGGCATGGATCGTTGAGCGCGCCGTGGCGGCGGTGCACCGCGGCGGCCGGGTATTGATCATCGTGCCCGAGATCGCGCGTGTGCCGGTGTTCGTGCGCCTCCTCGGTTCGACATTCGGGGACGGCGTCGCCGCGCTGCACTCGGGCATGGCCGCGCGGGAGCGGCAGGCCGCATGGATGCGGTGCGTCTCTGGCGAGGTCCGTGTGGTGGTGGGGACACGCTCCGCGTTGTTCGCGCCCCTTCATGGTGTGCGGCTGATCATTGTGGATGATGAGGAGGATCCCGCGCACAAGGCCGACGCCGCACCACGGTACCATGCCAGGGACGTGGCGCTCCGGCGGGGCGCGCTCGCGGGCGCGCGCGTGGTGTTGGGGTCCCTGACCCCATCGATGGAGGCGTATGCCGAGGTGGCGTCCGGACGGATGAGGTGCGTGCGTCTCACCGCGAGGACCGCGCGTGCGCGGGTGACGCTCGTCGATCTCCGCATCGAGCGGGTGCGCGGCCGCTACGGCGTGCTCACTCCGCCGCTTCTCGCGGCCGTCCGCCGGCACCTCCGGGCGGGAGGGCGAGTCGCCCTCTTCCTCAACCGAACCGGCTACGCACGGGTATTGTTGTGTGACGAATGCGGATATACGGTGCGGTGTCCGGGTTGCGAGGTGACGACATCGTACGATAGGGAGAACCGCACGGTGTCCTGCCGGATCTGCGGGCGCGTGGCGCCGGCACCGGGAACGTGTCCGCGCTGCAGAGGGGTCGGGTTGCGGGGGATCGGGCCCGGCACGGAACGGGTCGAGGAGGTTGTCCGCCGGCTCTTTCCTGCGCTCGCGATCGCGCGACTCGATCGCGAGACGGCCCCGCAGTTCGATCGGATCGCCAAAGAGTTCGCCTCCGGCCGGATCCGCTTGGTCGTGGGCACCCAGATCTTGCTGCGGGCGCGCGAGATACGCCCCAGCATCGTCGGGGTGTGCGATGCCGATCTCCCCCTTCACCTCCCGGATTTTCGCGCCGCCGAGCGGACGCTCCAGCAGCTCCGCGCGATCGTCTCCCTCGCCGCGGGCCCTCCCGGCCCGGACGCGATTATCCAGACCCGAATCCCCAGTCATCCGGCGATTCGCGCCCTCGCAACCGGCGACGATGAGGCCGCCTACCGCGAAGAACTGAAGACGAGGCGGGAACTCGGATACCCTCCCGCAACGACCCTGGCCCGCGTCGTCGCCGCAAGCGCCGTCCGCGAGGCCGCCGCGAAGATGGCCGAGGGGATCGCGGAATCGTCGCGCGCGCGGGGGGTGGAGGTGCTGGGCCCTGCGCCGGCGCGCGATCAGGGACGCGGGGTGTTTCGATATCAATGTGTCCTGCGTGCGCGCGATGCGGAGGTGGTCCGGGCCGCGGCACGCGCGGCGCTCGGGGACGCCCCCACGCGAAAGGGGAGCCGGCTCACCATCGAGATGGACCCCCAGGAATTTCCCTAGGCCGATGGAGATCATCACGGTCGACAGTCCCAGAGCGAGTGTCCTCCGCCGCCGGGCGCAGCCGGTCCGGGTGGTCACCCGCGAGGTGCAAGCGTTGATCGACCAGATGTTTCAAACCATGCGCGACGCACACGGCCTCGGCCTCGCCGCCCCCCAGGTTGGGATGAGCCGCCGGCTGTTTGTCGCGCGCCTCGAAGATCGTCAGATCGTGCTCGTCGATCCGGAAGTCCTGCACCAGGAGGGCGAAGAGATCGCTACGGAGGCGTGCTTGAGCATCCCCGGGCTGTTGGGGGATGTGCCACGGGCCCAACGGGTGACCGTCCGCGGGCGCAACCGCCGCAACCGGTTTGTCACGATCGAAGCGACCGGTCTGTTGGCCCGGATCCTCCTCCACGAGATCGACCATCTGGATGGCATTCTCTTTACCGACCGAGTCCGCGATCCGAAGACGTTGCGTCGCGTGGAGGAAACTTCCGAAGTCGCCCCGGAGACCGCCACGGGATGAAGCTGGCCTTTCTGGGCACCCCGGAGTTTGCGGTCCCTTCACTCGAGGCGGCCCTCGCGGTCGGGGACGTCGTCGGGGTCGTCACCCGCCCCGACAAGCCCCAGGGTCGAGGGTTGCGGGTGGCCCCGCCGCCCGTTGCCGTCGTGGCAACCCAGTACGCGCTCGATGTCCTCCAGCCCTCGACGCTGCGGGATCCCGAGTTCCTGGCGCGCCTGCGGGGCCTCGAGCCTGACCTCATCGTGGTCGTCGCCTTTGGCCGGATCCTGCCGCCCGAGGTGCTCGCCGTGGCGCCGATGGGCGGCATCAACCTGCACCCGTCGTTCTTGCCCCGGTACCGCGGCGCCGCCCCGATTCCTCGGGCGATCGCCGCCGGGGACACGGAGACCGGGGTGACCGTCCTCCACATGAGCGACGACCTCGATGCCGGGGACATCATCCTCCAGCGTCGGGTGCCGATTCACGCCGACGACACCTCCGCGACCCTCGAACCCCGGTTGGCCCGCGAAGGCGCGGCATTGCTCGTCGAGGCGCTGGCGTTGCTGGAGTCCGGCCGGGCTCCGCGCCAGCCTCAGGATCCCTCGCGCGTGACGTTTGCACCGAAACTCACCCAAGAAGAGGCGTTGATCCGCTGGAACAATTCAGCCGGCTCGATCGTCAACGTGGTGCGGGCGCTCGACCCCTGGCCCGTGGCGTACACGCTTCGCGACGGTGTCCCGCTCAAGATCTGGCGCGCGGTGGCCCGGCCCATCGGCGGCCCAGGAGCCCCCGGCATGGTGCTCGAGGCGGAGGGGGATCAGTTGGTCGTGTTCGCCGGTGAGGGGGCCGTGGAGTTGCTGGAGGTGCAGCCCGCCTCGGGGCGCCGCATGTCCGCCGCCGATTATCTCAGAGGCCACCCGCTCCGTCCCGGAACCGTGCTGGGAGCCCCTTAGTTATTACCGAGAGCGAATAAATGAACATACCATCGCGACACACCTCCAGGGAATCCTTCACCAATTTGAACGCATGAATCGGATAGACCACCCATTCTGAGCATAGTACCCTTGCCGGAAGGGACGAGACCCTGCACAGGTGGGTGAGGTACCTTGGCTGCTACGCACAGGCTCAAACGGACTCGCCCGAACGAGGATCAGAGCGTAGGCGTCTCCGTGGGTCGTCCACGACCCTTCCGTTTCGGAGTCCTCGCGGAAAGCGTCCTCTCGCGCAAGGCTGTGCTTGACACAGCGCGCCGCGCAGAAGATGAGGGGTTCAGCACCTTCCTCATCCGTGATCACTTCATTGCAGAACCCTTTGGCCACCAGTATGCTCCGTTGACGATGCTCGCGACCGTCGCGGGTGTGACGAAGACGCTACGGATCGGGAGCCTCGTCTTTGGGTGTGCCTATCGACACCCGGTGCTCCTTGCGAAGGAGATAGCCACCCTGGATGTCCTATCGGAGGGGCGCGTTGAGCTTGGCCTCGGGACCGGGTTCTCGCGCGTGGAGTACGAGCGGGCCGGGATGGCCTTCGATCCACCAAACGCGCGCCTGGAACGTCTGGAAGAAGTCCTGCAGGTGCTGAAAGGCCTCTTCGCTGATGGACCGCTGACATTCGATGGCAAGCATTACTCGGTTGCCGGTCTCGACGGGTTTCCGAAACCGGTCCAGCGACCGCACCCACCAATTCTCATTGGCGGCGCCGGCGCTCGGCTGCTTTCCGTCGCTGCTCAGGAGGCCGACATCATCGGGTTGCAAACCGTCGAAACAAAGCATGGTGTGGTTTCGCGAGAGCCGACGGCGCGAGTGGCCGACACCGTCATGCAGAAGATCGAACTGGTTCGGCAAACGGCGGGCCACCGATTTGGCGAAATTGAACTGAGCACCGTGGCGTCGGTGATCGTGACAGATCATCGCGAGGAAGCGGCCGAACGGTTCGCGCGCGACCAGGGCTGGAGCGCGATTCCCACCGAGGAGGTGCTTGAAATGCCATCGGTGTTCATCGGTACTGTCGGGCAGGTCATCGTGGATATGCAGATGCGACGGGAGCGGTTCGGATTCTCCTACTATGTGATCTTGGATCGGGTCATGGACGAAGTTGCGCCGATTGTCAGCCGGTTGGCCGGAACATGATCGGCGAGGCCCTCATCCTTGGCCCGTCCGCAAACCTTGCACATCCCCGCCGAGACTTCCCGGCTGTGCTACAATTTAATCCTGGGAGGTGAAGGCATGTTCTGGTTTTGGGACCCCACCATGATCATCGTCATTCCGGCCCTCCTCCTGGCGCTGTATGCGCAGCTCCGTGTGCAGTCGACGTACGCACAATATAGTCAGGTGCCGATCGGCAACCGGCTCACCGGCGCGCAGGTGGCGCAGGAGATCCTCCGCCGCAACGGTCTCTCCGGCGTCGAGATCGAGCGGACCGAAGGCGTACTCTCCGACCACTACGATCCCCGCGACCGGACCCTGAGCCTCTCGTCGGATGTGTACGACGGCATCTCCGTCGCCGCCGCGGGCGTGGCCGCGCACGAGACCGGTCACGCCATCCAGCACGCCCGAGGGTACGCGCCGCTGGCGTTGCGGTCGGCGATGGTGCCCACGGTCCAGTTTGGCTCCTGGCTGGCGTGGCCGATTTTCATCCTGGGCTTTCTGTTCCACTCCGGCACGATGATTCAGCTCGGCATCCTCGTCTTTACCGCCTTCGTCGCGTTCACGGTCGTCACGCTCCCGGTCGAGTTCGATGCCAGCGCCCGGGCGATGCGGGCCCTTCGGGAAGAGGGGCTGGTCACCGCCGACGAGCTTCAAGGGGTGCGTGCGGTGCTCACCGCCGCCGCGTTGACCTACGTCGCCGCGGCCGCGATGGCGATTCTCCAGTTGCTCCGCATGCTGTTGCTGGCGCGGCGTGAGGAGTGATCTCGCCCGACCGCATGCGACGCGGCGGATGGGCGGGCCGGGACCCGCGCCGGCGATCCCGCGTTCCGCTCGGGAGGCGGCCCTAGAGGTCCTGCACCGGGTCGACGCCCATCAAGCGTTCAGCGGGGTCCTGTTGCGGCGCGTCCTTGAGCGCGCGGGGCTGTCCGCGGCGGACGAAGCGCTGGCGGCGGAACTGACTCTGGGGACGCTGCGCCACCGCGCCGAAGTCGATTGGGCGCTCTCCCATGCCTCGCACACGCCCCTCGATGATCTGCCCTCCCGTATCCGAGCCGTGCTCCGGATGGGGGCGTACACATTGATGTTCCTGGACCGGATCCCGGCGGCCGCGGCATGCTCCCAAGCCGTCGAGCTGGCCAAGCGCGCCGGCCATCGGGGGACGGCTCGGCTTGTCAACGCCGTGCTTCGCCGGGTCGCTGCGGCCCCGGAAGCGATCCCGGAGGACGTGTCGACTCCCGAGGGGATCGCCCTCCGGCACTCCCATCCCCTCTGGCTCGTGCGCCGTTGGGTGGACCGGTTCGGCGTGGACGAGGCCCGCGCGCTGTGCCGGACGAACAACGTGGCACCGCCGGCATCGGTCCGCCTGAACACCCTCCGCGGCACGCCGGCGTCGGTCGCCGCTGCGATCGACGCGTTGGGGGTAGCGACCGCGCCTTCTACGCTCGCGCCCGAGGGGGCGCGAATCGTCCAGGCGTCCTCCCACGCGCGGCGCGCCGCGTATGCGGAGGGGTGGGTCTCTCCCCAGGACGAGGGATCGATGCTGGTGAGCCGGCTCGTGGCGCCGCGCCCGGGCGAGACGGTTGTGGACACGTGCGCAGGGTCGGGCGGCAAGGCGATGCATCTGGCCGCGTTGATGGAGAACCAGGGCCGCGTGATCGCCGCGGACATTGTCCCGGCGAAGCTCGCCGCCACCGCGCGTCACGCACAGCGGCTCGGCGTGACGATCGTCGAGGCGCGCCTCCTCGCCGCCGGGTCCCTGACCGACGTGCTGCCGGCGGGGGCCGATCGCGTCCTCGTGGATGCGCCGTGCTCCGGCCTGGGCGTACTCCGGCGCCGCCCGGAGATCAGGTGGCGGATTCAGCCCGAGCAGTTGTCCGTCCTCGCCGCCCGGCAGCGCGCCATCGTGGAGGATGCGTCCGCCGCGGTCCGCCCTGGGGGTCTCCTGGTGTTCTCGGTCTGCACGCTCGAGCCGGAGGAAGGTCCCGCCGTGGTCGCCGGGTTTCTCGACGCCCACCCCGAGTTCGATCCCGAGCCCATCGACGGGGCCGTCTTCGCTCCGGTGTCTCGCGCGCCGGGCCGCGCGTTTCTCTACCCGCATCTGCACGGCACCGACGGGTTCTTCGTCGCGGTGTGCCGGCGGAGACTATGATGGCGGCCCCCCCACAGGCCCTGCCCGACCTGCGGGGCAGACTGCTGCCCGAACTCGAAGCGCTCGCGCAACAGCTGGGCGCGCCGCGGTACCGCGGCCGACAGATCGCCCGATGGTTGTACGTGCATGGAGCGGACGCTGTGGAGGAGATGACGGATCTCCCGCACGCCTTACGCGAGCGCCTCTCGACGACGGCGCGGATCCACCGGCTCACGGTCCGCCGGACGCAGAACGCCCAAGATGGATCGGCCACGAAGCACCTCGTGGCGCTGGAGGACGGCCAGAGCGTCGAGTGCGTCCGCATGCGGTTCGATGACGGGCGGCGCAGCGCGTGCATCAGCACGCAGGCCGGATGCGCGATGGGGTGCGCGTTCTGCGCCACCGGATTGGGCGGGTTCGCGCGCAACCTCTCCGCCGGCGAGATCCTGGGGCAGTTCCTGCTGATCAAGGCGCACGGGCGGACGCGGATCTCACATGTGGTGTTCATGGGGATGGGCGAACCGCTGGCCAACTACGATGCCACGGTGAGGGCGGTGAGGATCCTGGCGGCCCCCTACGGGATGGGGATCGGGATGCGCCACATCACGGTGTCCACCGTCGGCCTCGCCCCGCAGATTCGGCGGCTCGCCGGGGAGCATCTGCAGATGACGTTGGCCGTGTCGTTGCACGCCCCGACCGACGAGCTGCGGGACCGGCTCGTCCCGATCAACCGCCGGTATCCGCTCGCGGAGCTGATGGCGGCGTGCCGCGACTACCATGCCGCGACCCGCCGCCGGGTGACGTTCGAGTACGTGCTGATCGACGGCCTGAACGACCACCCCGCGGAGGCGCGCGCCCTGGTACGCGTGACCGGTAATCTCCAGTGTCACATCAACGTGATTCCGCTCAATCCCGTGGCCGGCGTCCCGTTTGCCCGGCCGCCACTGGCCCGGGTGCGGGCGTTCGAAGCGGTGCTGCGGGACGCCGGCGTGCCCGTCACGGTGCGGATCGAGCGCGGCGGAGAGATCCAGGCGGCGTGCGGGCAGCTCCGGCTCGCCGATGGAGTGGGGCGCCCATCGCCGTGGACACCGGCCCCCGCTGCGCCGGTGGGCGCGCCCGTGCGCGGAGGACCGCGGTGAATGTGGGCGCCCGCGACACCCGCGTCTACCGGCCCCGAGAGGTGGGACCGCGGTTGCGCGTCCTCGGCGGTCCGCCGGGCGCGGCCGGCCGCGAGTTCGCGCTCGAGGGTCCGGTGGTGACCGTCGGGCGCCGAGCCGATCAAGACATCGTGCTGATCGATCCCAGCGTCAGCCGGTCGCACGCGCGGATCGAACTTGGGCCCGCAGGGGTGGCCATTCTCGACTTGGGGAGCACGAACGGGACGGTCGTCAACGGCCAGCGGCTGCGCGGATCGCGCGCGACGCTCCGGGGAGGCGAGCGCATCGAGATCGGCACCGTCGTG
It includes:
- a CDS encoding zinc metallopeptidase — its product is MFWFWDPTMIIVIPALLLALYAQLRVQSTYAQYSQVPIGNRLTGAQVAQEILRRNGLSGVEIERTEGVLSDHYDPRDRTLSLSSDVYDGISVAAAGVAAHETGHAIQHARGYAPLALRSAMVPTVQFGSWLAWPIFILGFLFHSGTMIQLGILVFTAFVAFTVVTLPVEFDASARAMRALREEGLVTADELQGVRAVLTAAALTYVAAAAMAILQLLRMLLLARREE
- the rsmB gene encoding 16S rRNA (cytosine(967)-C(5))-methyltransferase RsmB, with the protein product MGGPGPAPAIPRSAREAALEVLHRVDAHQAFSGVLLRRVLERAGLSAADEALAAELTLGTLRHRAEVDWALSHASHTPLDDLPSRIRAVLRMGAYTLMFLDRIPAAAACSQAVELAKRAGHRGTARLVNAVLRRVAAAPEAIPEDVSTPEGIALRHSHPLWLVRRWVDRFGVDEARALCRTNNVAPPASVRLNTLRGTPASVAAAIDALGVATAPSTLAPEGARIVQASSHARRAAYAEGWVSPQDEGSMLVSRLVAPRPGETVVDTCAGSGGKAMHLAALMENQGRVIAADIVPAKLAATARHAQRLGVTIVEARLLAAGSLTDVLPAGADRVLVDAPCSGLGVLRRRPEIRWRIQPEQLSVLAARQRAIVEDASAAVRPGGLLVFSVCTLEPEEGPAVVAGFLDAHPEFDPEPIDGAVFAPVSRAPGRAFLYPHLHGTDGFFVAVCRRRL
- the rlmN gene encoding 23S rRNA (adenine(2503)-C(2))-methyltransferase RlmN, whose product is MAAPPQALPDLRGRLLPELEALAQQLGAPRYRGRQIARWLYVHGADAVEEMTDLPHALRERLSTTARIHRLTVRRTQNAQDGSATKHLVALEDGQSVECVRMRFDDGRRSACISTQAGCAMGCAFCATGLGGFARNLSAGEILGQFLLIKAHGRTRISHVVFMGMGEPLANYDATVRAVRILAAPYGMGIGMRHITVSTVGLAPQIRRLAGEHLQMTLAVSLHAPTDELRDRLVPINRRYPLAELMAACRDYHAATRRRVTFEYVLIDGLNDHPAEARALVRVTGNLQCHINVIPLNPVAGVPFARPPLARVRAFEAVLRDAGVPVTVRIERGGEIQAACGQLRLADGVGRPSPWTPAPAAPVGAPVRGGPR
- a CDS encoding FHA domain-containing protein, whose protein sequence is MNVGARDTRVYRPREVGPRLRVLGGPPGAAGREFALEGPVVTVGRRADQDIVLIDPSVSRSHARIELGPAGVAILDLGSTNGTVVNGQRLRGSRATLRGGERIEIGTVVLEFLAPS